One Cylindrospermum stagnale PCC 7417 DNA segment encodes these proteins:
- a CDS encoding helix-turn-helix domain-containing protein: protein MKAYSLDLRQKIIDSYFEGKISQRQIAKRFQVALSFVEKLLKQYRDKATIAPKVRIQQTPTKLSPIALPRGKAIYLT from the coding sequence ATGAAGGCATACTCACTCGACTTACGTCAGAAGATCATCGATTCCTACTTTGAAGGCAAAATATCTCAGCGTCAGATCGCAAAACGATTTCAAGTAGCTCTGAGTTTTGTGGAAAAATTGCTGAAACAATATCGAGACAAAGCAACTATTGCTCCCAAGGTACGTATACAACAAACACCAACAAAGCTCTCGCCTATAGCGCTACCAAGGGGCAAAGCAATATATTTAACTTAA
- a CDS encoding transposase: MDETGVLLGLTRTHARSQMGTRAYSLNPFYRGSKVTVIGAISINKVVALMTMNNSMDGRAFELFVEKFLVPNLWSGAVVVMDNLSAHKLDSIVLMIEAVGAKVICLSSYSPDFNPIELWWSQLKSFLRRFAPTTTEMVDKLISVALDLINPQQLRNWFASCCYCTS, translated from the coding sequence TTGGACGAAACTGGCGTTCTACTTGGGTTAACGAGGACTCATGCCCGTTCACAAATGGGAACAAGAGCTTACTCTCTTAACCCCTTCTATAGAGGTTCAAAAGTTACAGTAATTGGAGCAATTAGTATTAACAAAGTAGTTGCATTAATGACAATGAATAATTCAATGGATGGCAGGGCATTTGAATTATTTGTTGAGAAGTTTTTAGTGCCAAATTTATGGTCAGGAGCAGTAGTAGTCATGGATAATTTATCCGCACATAAACTAGATTCAATTGTGCTAATGATTGAAGCTGTAGGCGCGAAAGTTATTTGTTTATCCTCATACTCTCCCGATTTTAATCCAATTGAATTATGGTGGTCACAACTTAAATCTTTTCTACGCCGTTTCGCTCCAACTACAACGGAAATGGTTGATAAACTAATCTCAGTTGCACTCGACTTAATAAATCCTCAACAATTAAGAAACTGGTTTGCTAGTTGCTGCTACTGTACCTCATAA
- a CDS encoding sulfotransferase domain-containing protein has protein sequence MAEYKQVLVKDGKNPEGLISFPIFITQREIGALNSFIVRDWDTFIVAYPKSGTTWMEQIVHLLANNGEQGDKILSEAVPWLEGAATCYGGLDRLIRDSGDRRYFHSHLPMSLMPMFGKTKAKYIYVARNPKDNAVSYYYHARSKMGYEGNWSEFIKLYIEGKVGYGSIFDHVLDWWKVSQDSDNIMFVKYEDMTKNLAQVVTNVANFIDIPLTSDLLDTVIAASKFSAMAINPKANLDWVPQREGIPKHMRKGIIGDWKNHFSSEENLLFDAIYESRFLKFGLQFEF, from the coding sequence ATGGCAGAATACAAACAGGTACTGGTTAAGGACGGTAAGAATCCAGAGGGATTAATTTCATTTCCTATCTTCATTACCCAGAGGGAAATTGGTGCACTTAATAGCTTTATAGTTCGCGATTGGGATACCTTTATAGTAGCCTATCCTAAATCTGGTACAACATGGATGGAGCAAATTGTTCACCTACTTGCTAACAATGGAGAGCAAGGTGACAAGATATTGAGTGAAGCGGTTCCTTGGCTAGAAGGTGCAGCAACTTGTTATGGAGGTTTAGATAGACTCATCAGAGATAGTGGAGATCGCCGTTACTTTCACAGTCATTTACCTATGTCTTTAATGCCAATGTTTGGCAAAACCAAAGCCAAATATATTTATGTTGCTCGCAATCCAAAGGACAATGCTGTCTCCTATTATTATCATGCCCGCAGCAAAATGGGATACGAGGGTAATTGGAGTGAATTTATTAAGCTATATATTGAGGGCAAGGTCGGTTATGGCTCAATATTTGATCATGTATTGGACTGGTGGAAAGTAAGTCAGGACTCAGATAATATCATGTTTGTTAAATATGAAGACATGACAAAAAACTTAGCTCAAGTAGTTACAAATGTTGCTAATTTTATAGATATCCCCTTAACGTCTGATTTACTAGATACTGTGATTGCGGCAAGTAAATTTTCTGCAATGGCAATTAATCCGAAAGCTAATCTAGATTGGGTTCCTCAGCGAGAAGGTATTCCTAAACATATGCGTAAGGGTATTATAGGAGATTGGAAAAACCATTTTTCTTCAGAAGAGAATCTTCTCTTTGATGCTATATATGAATCGAGATTTCTTAAATTTGGCTTGCAATTTGAATTCTAG
- a CDS encoding sulfotransferase domain-containing protein: MNQCFSIAQANKSSLNSETIYPRLIVRDYLRDSSIWNSFVHRKTDIAIASCYKSGTTLTQQIVNLLINGHDDFDHLHDLSPWVEHTGDPLDKKIEQISKLPDRRFFKTHLPFEALPYHPTWKYICLVRDGRDVGMSLFNHVHALTPEARLTSPVNLYKPSSDFGEFWDEWIETGKPYWNFFEFINSWLLVRHFPNVLLIHYNDLINDKPTQLEKLARFLKIKLDSHQKDMILYKTSMEYMRQNAEKFEHQDFEKHRFIYKGTNGRWQNLLSARQIKRYDNLLARKIEPDCTNWVKNGGTLAKIIYTPPQPSPSTRRKPEKSQISLACPRYSGDTREVNR, from the coding sequence ATGAATCAATGTTTTTCAATTGCTCAAGCCAATAAGTCTAGCTTGAACTCAGAAACTATTTACCCCAGGCTAATCGTAAGAGACTATTTACGCGATTCCAGTATTTGGAACTCATTTGTTCATCGTAAAACAGATATTGCGATCGCTTCTTGTTACAAATCGGGGACGACTTTAACCCAACAAATCGTTAATCTGTTAATTAACGGTCACGACGACTTCGATCATCTGCACGACTTAAGCCCCTGGGTAGAGCATACGGGCGATCCGCTGGATAAAAAAATTGAGCAAATCTCAAAATTGCCGGATCGAAGATTTTTCAAAACTCACCTGCCTTTTGAGGCTTTGCCCTATCATCCTACATGGAAATATATTTGTTTGGTTAGAGACGGCAGAGATGTAGGAATGTCTTTGTTCAATCACGTTCACGCTCTGACTCCAGAAGCGCGGCTTACCTCTCCCGTTAATTTGTACAAACCCTCATCGGATTTTGGGGAGTTTTGGGATGAATGGATAGAAACTGGAAAGCCTTATTGGAATTTTTTTGAATTTATCAACAGTTGGCTGCTGGTCAGGCATTTTCCCAATGTCCTGCTAATTCACTATAACGACCTGATTAATGATAAGCCCACTCAACTTGAAAAACTTGCTCGCTTTCTCAAGATAAAGCTTGACAGCCATCAGAAAGATATGATCTTGTACAAGACCTCGATGGAATACATGAGGCAAAATGCTGAAAAATTTGAGCATCAAGATTTTGAAAAGCACAGATTTATTTACAAAGGCACCAATGGGCGGTGGCAAAATTTGTTAAGCGCTCGGCAGATCAAGCGCTATGACAATCTACTCGCTCGAAAAATAGAGCCGGACTGCACCAACTGGGTCAAAAATGGGGGAACCCTTGCAAAGATAATTTATACTCCTCCCCAACCCTCCCCGTCCACGAGGAGGAAGCCGGAAAAAAGCCAGATTTCTCTTGCTTGCCCCCGATATTCGGGGGACACCAGGGAGGTCAACCGATGA
- a CDS encoding adenylyl-sulfate kinase — protein MKRKNKGFIIWLTRLSGSGKSTIAKELESELK, from the coding sequence ATGAAAAGGAAAAATAAAGGTTTTATAATCTGGCTGACCCGACTCAGTGGATCTGGCAAAAGTACGATCGCTAAAGAATTAGAAAGCGAATTAAAGTAA
- a CDS encoding tyrosine-type recombinase/integrase, with translation MFDYRKLVKQKNLNVKRQSPNSRKYSEVRTREHLLPEKVEAMRSAIKKSKCRHAHRDSTLILLIYRHGLRVAEAASLRWEQIDWNGGTIYVKRVQKGTLS, from the coding sequence TTGTTCGACTACCGAAAGTTGGTAAAACAGAAAAACTTAAACGTCAAACGTCAATCACCTAACTCTCGCAAATATTCCGAGGTCAGGACTAGGGAGCATTTGTTACCGGAAAAAGTTGAGGCGATGCGGTCAGCTATCAAAAAATCTAAGTGTCGCCACGCTCATCGAGACTCGACCCTAATTTTGTTGATCTACCGTCATGGATTGCGAGTGGCAGAGGCAGCATCTTTACGATGGGAGCAAATAGACTGGAATGGTGGCACAATTTATGTGAAGCGAGTCCAAAAGGGGACGCTATCGTGA
- a CDS encoding TnsA endonuclease N-terminal domain-containing protein, with amino-acid sequence MNSSEFDQWCSQQQLTASCLDLIATIRSAPPSRRVQGRAKNVSGVYPSRKMGQTISFESHTVELWAIYQMEHDPEVLEFYDQPPSFLIQYQNKTGRKIGHYHTPDFFVLRTDGAAWEEWKTETELKRLAEKYPGRYQKTADGKWHSPPGTAHASSYGLKYYIRTDSELHPIFTQNLIFLEDYLPFNINIPHTITEQILTAVQANPGITITATLASSPGIRANDIYAMIATEQLYVDLYAAPLVEHWRVQLYLDQQTHQAYTHLAITSQHHQPIPLPTALLPNTVLLWDSKPWTLVNKGETTTTLLPEIGQPIQLPTAYFLQLLESGNIKIQNSEKQASINNAVQALMDAASPADLSQANHRFHLVQAYIQHHADIYKDIPASTLKRWVKQFREAETKYGCGYVGLLPRTKRRGNRQTKAPNQSRELLDKFITEHFETPRQAPAASVYRLYVKACNELNIQPLSSRTFYHRIKQRPIHEQTKKRQGAKAAYPTEPTILELAKTTPRHGDRPFAIAHIDHTQLDIELRSQATGRNLGRPWLTLLIDAYSRRILALYLTFDPPSYRSCMMALRSCIQRFGRFPQAVVVDGGKEFHSLYFDTLLARYHCIKKTRPGGKPRFGSVIKRLFGTTNTEFVYNLLGNTQASKQPRQLTPSVDPKQQAVWTLADLYTYLIEWAYTIYDASEHDSLGATPLQVYTDGLLIAGEREHRHIAYNEDFLMSTRPSTTKGTALVQPGQGIKVNYLYYWNDAFRNPSVEKTKVPVRYDPFDMGHGNDTKYTQFCYGDSRSANPAQEEANSL; translated from the coding sequence ATGAACTCCTCTGAATTTGACCAATGGTGTTCCCAACAGCAACTAACGGCATCTTGCCTAGACCTAATTGCCACAATCAGGTCAGCCCCACCCTCACGCCGTGTACAAGGACGCGCCAAAAACGTCAGCGGAGTTTACCCCAGCCGGAAAATGGGTCAAACCATCTCCTTTGAAAGCCACACCGTAGAACTGTGGGCAATCTACCAAATGGAACACGACCCAGAGGTATTAGAGTTTTACGACCAGCCACCCTCCTTCCTCATCCAGTACCAAAACAAAACAGGACGCAAAATAGGTCACTACCATACCCCAGACTTCTTCGTGTTGAGAACTGATGGTGCAGCCTGGGAAGAATGGAAAACTGAAACCGAACTCAAACGACTAGCCGAAAAATACCCCGGACGCTACCAAAAAACTGCCGACGGTAAATGGCACAGCCCACCGGGAACAGCCCATGCCTCTTCCTATGGACTCAAATACTACATCCGCACCGATAGCGAACTGCATCCCATCTTCACCCAAAACCTCATCTTCCTAGAAGACTACCTTCCATTCAACATCAACATCCCCCACACCATCACAGAACAAATACTCACCGCAGTCCAAGCCAACCCCGGAATCACCATAACCGCCACACTGGCCTCAAGCCCCGGAATCAGAGCCAACGACATCTACGCCATGATAGCCACAGAGCAACTCTACGTAGACCTGTATGCAGCGCCCCTAGTAGAACACTGGCGAGTACAGCTATATCTAGACCAACAAACCCATCAAGCCTACACACATCTAGCCATAACTTCACAGCATCATCAACCAATACCCCTACCCACAGCACTCCTACCAAACACAGTCCTGCTATGGGACTCCAAGCCCTGGACATTAGTAAACAAAGGCGAAACCACCACCACACTCCTACCAGAAATTGGACAACCCATCCAACTACCAACAGCATATTTCCTGCAACTATTGGAAAGCGGCAACATCAAAATTCAAAACTCTGAAAAACAAGCATCCATCAATAATGCAGTGCAGGCACTCATGGATGCAGCCTCTCCAGCCGACCTCAGCCAAGCAAATCACCGATTTCATCTAGTACAAGCCTATATTCAGCACCACGCAGATATCTACAAAGATATTCCTGCCAGTACCTTGAAAAGATGGGTAAAACAGTTTCGAGAAGCCGAAACCAAGTATGGTTGCGGTTACGTTGGTTTACTACCACGTACAAAGCGGCGAGGAAATCGTCAAACCAAAGCACCAAACCAATCAAGGGAACTACTCGATAAATTTATTACCGAGCACTTTGAGACACCAAGGCAAGCACCAGCAGCTTCGGTATATAGGTTATACGTCAAAGCTTGCAACGAATTAAATATACAACCCCTGAGTTCTCGTACCTTTTATCACCGCATCAAACAGCGACCAATCCACGAACAAACCAAAAAACGTCAGGGAGCAAAAGCCGCATACCCAACAGAACCAACAATCTTAGAACTAGCCAAAACCACACCCCGACACGGAGACAGACCCTTTGCCATCGCCCACATTGACCACACCCAACTCGACATCGAACTACGCTCACAAGCCACAGGACGGAACTTAGGACGACCTTGGCTGACATTACTCATTGATGCCTATTCCCGTCGTATCCTCGCCCTTTATCTCACCTTTGACCCACCCAGTTACAGGTCTTGTATGATGGCACTACGTTCTTGTATCCAGCGATTTGGTCGTTTTCCCCAAGCCGTAGTCGTAGACGGAGGCAAAGAATTTCATAGCCTCTACTTTGACACCCTACTAGCACGCTACCACTGCATCAAAAAAACCAGACCTGGAGGCAAACCGCGTTTTGGTTCAGTCATAAAACGATTATTCGGCACAACAAATACCGAGTTTGTATACAACCTCTTAGGTAACACCCAAGCAAGTAAACAGCCACGACAGCTGACTCCATCCGTTGACCCCAAACAACAAGCTGTGTGGACATTGGCAGATTTGTATACCTACCTCATCGAGTGGGCCTACACCATTTACGACGCAAGCGAGCACGATTCCCTGGGGGCAACACCATTACAAGTTTATACCGACGGGTTGCTGATAGCGGGGGAACGAGAACACCGGCACATCGCCTACAACGAAGACTTCCTCATGTCCACACGCCCCAGTACAACCAAAGGAACGGCTTTAGTCCAGCCGGGACAAGGAATTAAAGTCAATTATCTTTATTACTGGAACGATGCTTTTCGCAATCCATCTGTTGAAAAAACCAAAGTTCCCGTGCGTTATGACCCCTTTGATATGGGTCACGGAAACGACACAAAATACACCCAGTTCTGTTACGGAGACAGCAGAAGTGCAAATCCAGCCCAAGAAGAGGCAAACTCGCTCTAA
- a CDS encoding DUF5674 family protein: protein MILIIREPASREEIDEMVKTWDVFIKIAVDIERKILAGGGVRHYECEQELLKDGSRQRDIWGVDWSVFTQEIVFESIINIRPSQNNRSMIIQSNQIREQVSQITKQLLGGL, encoded by the coding sequence TTGATTTTAATAATCCGTGAGCCTGCTAGTCGTGAAGAAATAGACGAAATGGTGAAAACTTGGGATGTATTCATTAAAATAGCAGTAGACATCGAACGCAAAATTCTTGCAGGTGGTGGCGTTCGCCATTACGAATGTGAACAAGAGTTACTTAAAGACGGTAGCAGACAACGAGATATTTGGGGTGTGGATTGGTCTGTTTTCACTCAGGAAATCGTGTTTGAGTCAATCATCAACATTCGCCCAAGCCAGAATAACCGTAGTATGATAATACAGTCTAATCAAATTCGAGAACAAGTTAGCCAAATTACCAAGCAATTGCTAGGAGGATTGTAA
- a CDS encoding aryl-sulfate sulfotransferase: MTKTTQTAVDQNTIRRRGTGLRAYNPEKAFRGYTLFAPLVGQSTVYLIDMEGEVVHQWKLPYSPAQYGYLLPNGNLLYNGQIPESPSRFPLWSLFQGGVVLEAEPSGKIVWEYYHPDHHHDARRLRNGNTMVLCIEKIPRWLVPQVKGGVPGTEIDGDMYADVLYELNPAGEIIWTWHAWEHLDTETDIILLQEHRQEWTHGNTVGELSDGNIVACFRNISTVVIIDRQTGKIVWKLGHNVLAQPHVPNELPNGNLLIFDNGQHRQNEAVNYSRVIEIDRQTKEIVWEYKDDPAQSFYSPYLSGAQRLPNGNTLIAEGSFGRLFEVTAAGEVVWEYVNPYFGRRTLSAETTLMRGEYNSVFRAFRYAPEEIPWL, translated from the coding sequence ATGACTAAAACAACACAAACTGCCGTTGACCAAAATACCATTCGCCGCCGGGGCACGGGCTTGAGGGCTTACAATCCGGAAAAAGCTTTTCGCGGATATACGCTTTTTGCACCGCTTGTCGGGCAAAGCACAGTTTATTTAATCGACATGGAAGGAGAAGTAGTCCATCAGTGGAAACTGCCCTATTCGCCTGCACAGTACGGTTATCTCCTGCCCAATGGGAACCTCCTTTATAACGGTCAAATTCCAGAAAGTCCCAGTCGGTTTCCCTTGTGGTCGCTTTTTCAAGGCGGTGTAGTGCTGGAAGCCGAACCTAGCGGAAAAATTGTCTGGGAATACTACCATCCGGATCACCACCACGACGCGCGGCGTCTGCGGAATGGCAATACGATGGTGCTATGTATTGAAAAGATACCGCGCTGGCTCGTTCCCCAGGTTAAAGGCGGCGTTCCGGGAACGGAAATAGACGGCGATATGTATGCTGATGTACTCTACGAACTAAATCCAGCGGGCGAAATTATTTGGACTTGGCACGCCTGGGAACACCTCGACACGGAAACAGATATTATATTATTGCAAGAACACCGACAGGAATGGACTCACGGCAATACAGTGGGCGAACTTTCTGACGGCAATATTGTCGCGTGTTTCCGTAACATTTCTACCGTTGTCATTATTGACAGGCAAACTGGGAAGATCGTCTGGAAGCTAGGGCATAATGTACTCGCACAGCCGCACGTTCCCAACGAATTGCCGAACGGGAATTTATTAATTTTCGACAACGGACAGCACCGCCAGAACGAGGCAGTAAATTATTCCCGAGTCATTGAAATAGATCGGCAAACAAAAGAGATTGTTTGGGAGTACAAAGACGATCCAGCGCAAAGTTTTTATAGTCCTTACTTGTCAGGAGCGCAGCGGCTTCCCAATGGGAACACTTTGATTGCAGAGGGAAGTTTTGGCCGCCTATTTGAAGTAACGGCAGCGGGGGAAGTGGTTTGGGAGTATGTCAATCCTTATTTTGGGAGGCGAACTCTTAGCGCAGAGACAACACTGATGCGCGGGGAATATAATTCGGTTTTCCGAGCCTTTCGCTACGCTCCAGAAGAGATACCTTGGCTTTAG
- a CDS encoding aspartyl/asparaginyl beta-hydroxylase domain-containing protein: protein MKFDGSFKLLGQFNVTGLQQKISSFDETEWHKMSWKERRGKEHSCTQTIPILFDSDFRHINPTRHSTIDTIDDEFKSLRSFMEEYYGDRTGYFIRMIIVRMNPQSEIPLHYDTGSSLPYAHRIHLPVKTNDAIIFQVGGESKNLKNGELWEINNQRQHGVQNLSDEARIHIIMDWVTSDLIALRKTELGIEINEVGTPPKADSRVSR from the coding sequence ATGAAATTTGATGGAAGCTTTAAGTTATTGGGACAATTTAATGTAACAGGTTTACAACAAAAAATATCGTCGTTTGATGAAACAGAATGGCATAAAATGTCCTGGAAAGAAAGACGAGGTAAGGAGCATAGTTGTACTCAAACGATTCCGATACTTTTTGATAGCGATTTTCGCCACATTAATCCAACTCGTCATTCTACGATTGACACCATTGATGACGAATTTAAAAGCCTGAGATCTTTTATGGAAGAGTATTACGGCGATCGAACAGGCTATTTTATCAGAATGATTATTGTTCGTATGAACCCACAGTCGGAGATTCCACTTCATTATGATACCGGCTCTTCCTTGCCCTATGCACATCGGATTCATCTGCCAGTTAAAACTAATGATGCGATTATTTTTCAAGTTGGGGGAGAATCTAAAAACTTGAAAAATGGAGAGCTTTGGGAAATTAATAATCAACGCCAACATGGGGTGCAAAACTTATCAGACGAAGCTCGAATTCATATCATTATGGATTGGGTAACATCCGATTTAATTGCATTGCGAAAAACTGAGCTAGGTATAGAAATTAATGAAGTAGGGACACCCCCAAAAGCAGATTCGCGGGTTTCTCGTTAA
- a CDS encoding plasmid pRiA4b ORF-3 family protein yields MSDSSEPLIYQLKIVLLGISPMIWRRIKVKSDSTIEDLHYTLQLAIGWEDIHLHHFIIHGKQYGITQPGGTVFSDRACELINK; encoded by the coding sequence ATGTCCGATTCCTCTGAACCACTCATTTACCAACTAAAGATAGTGCTGCTTGGTATCAGCCCCATGATTTGGCGGCGCATAAAAGTCAAAAGCGACAGCACAATAGAAGACTTGCATTACACACTCCAGTTGGCAATAGGCTGGGAGGATATTCACCTCCACCATTTCATCATCCACGGTAAGCAGTACGGGATTACCCAACCAGGTGGAACAGTATTTAGTGACCGTGCTTGTGAGTTAATCAACAAATAG
- a CDS encoding helix-turn-helix domain-containing protein produces MKSYSVEFREKIVAAHLQKNISIRKVANIFSVSKSLVQKLVKQQKLEGNLQPKPRGKPQFSHLTNAEVELRELVEAHPDATLIELCEFLADKTGNWVGRSAMCRALQKLGLNRKKKQSGVPKPGLLES; encoded by the coding sequence ATGAAGTCATACTCTGTCGAGTTTCGAGAAAAAATAGTTGCAGCACATCTTCAAAAAAACATCTCAATCAGGAAAGTAGCTAACATATTTTCCGTCTCAAAGAGTTTAGTGCAAAAGCTTGTAAAGCAACAAAAACTTGAAGGAAATTTACAACCAAAGCCGCGAGGGAAACCACAATTTAGTCATTTAACAAATGCGGAAGTAGAGTTAAGGGAATTAGTTGAAGCACATCCAGATGCAACATTGATAGAGTTATGTGAATTCTTGGCAGACAAGACTGGTAATTGGGTGGGTCGAAGTGCAATGTGTCGGGCCTTACAGAAATTAGGATTAAATCGTAAAAAAAAACAAAGCGGAGTACCCAAGCCGGGACTCTTAGAGTCTTAA
- a CDS encoding sulfotransferase domain-containing protein — protein MAISFTFFEVYQSVFTIKRVTVKDDFRDSSIWDCITHRPDDIVIASYSKSGTTLTQQIVNLLVNGHDNFEYLHDLSPWLEYTGAPLDEKIELIEKLQNRRFLKSHLPFDALPYYPEWRYICLVRDGRDVAVSLLNHLHAIIPEIYLTSPLKLYNISSNFAEFWEGWLETGKPYWDFFEFINSWWQVRNLPNVLLVHYADLIQNKPNWVEKIAKFLDIKVDAECQEMILHKSSLEYMRENSEKFEPRIFQKHQFIYKGTNGRWQNLLTQQQIKHYDDMIAKKLGTACANWVKHGGALPIACD, from the coding sequence ATGGCAATATCGTTCACTTTCTTTGAGGTCTACCAATCGGTGTTTACTATCAAAAGAGTTACAGTCAAAGATGACTTTCGCGATTCGAGTATTTGGGATTGCATTACACATCGTCCGGACGATATTGTCATTGCTTCTTATTCCAAGTCTGGGACTACTTTAACTCAACAAATCGTTAATCTCTTGGTTAACGGTCACGATAACTTTGAGTATCTCCATGACTTAAGTCCGTGGTTAGAGTATACGGGCGCACCGCTAGACGAGAAGATTGAGCTTATAGAAAAGTTGCAAAATCGAAGATTTTTAAAGAGCCACCTGCCTTTTGATGCTCTACCCTATTATCCCGAATGGAGATACATTTGTCTGGTAAGAGACGGCAGAGATGTTGCAGTGTCTCTTTTGAATCACCTTCATGCGATTATTCCAGAAATCTACCTTACGTCTCCCCTTAAACTTTATAACATCTCATCTAATTTTGCAGAGTTTTGGGAGGGATGGCTAGAAACAGGAAAGCCTTACTGGGATTTTTTTGAGTTTATTAACAGTTGGTGGCAGGTCAGAAATCTTCCGAATGTCCTACTAGTCCACTATGCTGATTTGATTCAAAATAAACCTAATTGGGTTGAAAAAATAGCCAAGTTTTTAGATATCAAAGTCGATGCCGAGTGCCAGGAGATGATCTTACATAAATCTTCTCTAGAGTATATGCGAGAGAATTCCGAAAAATTTGAACCTCGAATATTTCAAAAGCACCAATTCATTTACAAAGGCACCAATGGACGCTGGCAAAATTTATTAACGCAGCAACAGATCAAGCACTATGATGATATGATTGCTAAAAAATTAGGTACTGCCTGCGCTAACTGGGTAAAACATGGGGGAGCTTTACCTATAGCTTGTGATTGA
- a CDS encoding transposase has product MFSTNFPKIAKLLLKDLPKKDYPVLDTFLFVSCWLGWVMDQSLVSMRDLIFRLNTRNIPVHLSTFSKASKNREVKVFEEILALAIKELKKKKGENGNQILFPLDSTIITLTSKLLWCQGWHQVKLFCGLNSWTSVVGGIVIHFGQGHDSKHGDKTIEEIPENAVGIMDRGFSSLSRIGELLKTENRYFVLRIKNNMNLEILENGKCLVGTGENKVEVRVVDFCSLENKSEYRLVTNLNEDEFSNQEIGEIYRQRWGIETLWKFLKMHLKLDKLMTKNENGIRIQIYSCLIVYIILQLVDIAEEIGSKALDKLRYLQSFMNEKISYIHWFRRLSFTW; this is encoded by the coding sequence ATGTTTAGTACAAATTTTCCGAAAATAGCCAAATTATTGCTCAAAGATTTGCCGAAAAAAGATTACCCAGTGCTAGATACTTTTTTATTTGTCTCGTGTTGGCTAGGCTGGGTGATGGATCAAAGTTTAGTCAGCATGAGGGATTTAATCTTCAGGTTAAATACCAGAAATATTCCAGTGCATCTTTCAACATTTTCTAAAGCCAGTAAAAATAGAGAAGTAAAGGTCTTTGAAGAGATATTAGCACTAGCAATAAAAGAATTGAAAAAGAAAAAAGGGGAAAATGGAAATCAAATATTATTTCCCTTGGATTCAACAATTATTACATTAACAAGTAAACTGCTATGGTGTCAAGGATGGCATCAAGTAAAACTGTTTTGTGGATTAAATAGTTGGACATCAGTAGTGGGAGGTATAGTAATTCATTTTGGGCAAGGGCATGATAGTAAACATGGAGATAAAACTATTGAAGAAATCCCTGAAAATGCTGTGGGAATAATGGATAGAGGATTTTCCTCATTATCTAGAATAGGCGAATTATTAAAAACTGAAAATCGCTACTTTGTTTTGAGAATTAAAAATAATATGAATTTAGAAATACTAGAAAATGGAAAGTGTTTAGTAGGCACAGGAGAAAATAAAGTTGAAGTCAGAGTGGTTGATTTTTGCAGCTTAGAAAACAAAAGTGAATATCGGTTAGTAACCAATCTAAACGAAGATGAATTTAGCAATCAAGAAATTGGAGAAATATATCGTCAGCGTTGGGGAATAGAAACCTTATGGAAGTTTCTCAAAATGCACCTAAAATTAGATAAATTAATGACTAAAAATGAAAATGGAATTCGCATACAGATATACAGTTGTTTAATTGTATATATCATATTGCAATTAGTAGATATAGCTGAAGAAATTGGCAGCAAAGCCTTAGATAAATTACGTTATTTACAATCATTTATGAATGAAAAAATAAGCTATATTCATTGGTTCAGACGACTCAGTTTTACTTGGTAA